From one Culex quinquefasciatus strain JHB chromosome 3, VPISU_Cqui_1.0_pri_paternal, whole genome shotgun sequence genomic stretch:
- the LOC6033029 gene encoding uncharacterized protein LOC6033029: MAFMMPVMKNEFDIYKGRQRRVSECSNQSNCRSRKVSESSRSDCPSLSTSPGNEFMAAGSPARHRSHPMYMSHLASRPQFSRSASRNSQSSLVTSPTKAASASSSSPPKPATGSQSSLSSFHTRLVDKLRKSLRKSKSSDGGRS; the protein is encoded by the coding sequence ATGGCTTTCATGATGCCCGTGATGAAGAACGAGTTCGACATTTACAAGGGCCGCCAGCGGCGTGTGTCCGAGTGTTCGAACCAGAGCAACTGCCGGAGCCGGAAGGTTTCGGAGAGTTCACGCTCGGACTGTCCCAGTTTGTCAACATCACCTGGGAATGAGTTTATGGCAGCCGGTTCGCCGGCTCGGCACCGTAGCCATCCGATGTACATGTCTCATCTGGCATCGCGGCCCCAGTTTTCCCGGAGCGCTTCACGGAACTCGCAGAGTTCGCTGGTGACGAGTCCGACGAAGGCAGCCAGCGCCAGCAGTAGCAGTCCACCGAAGCCGGCCACCGGTAGCCAGAGCAGCCTGAGCAGTTTCCACACCCGGCTGGTCGACAAGCTGCGAAAGTCGTTACGGAAGAGCAAGTCTTCCGATGGCGGCCGTTCATGA